Proteins encoded by one window of Clostridium cagae:
- a CDS encoding YwqG family protein — protein sequence MKYEVPELFKEYEEIIKTTIRKSNEITFKAEKTKPWESKLGGCPYLENINDYPLDEENNPMMFIAQINLSDLVELKNMPESGLLQFFVHNDDCYGYEYPCKVRYIEEYITDESKLISENPYEKDYEDFLPFYKEGKMNFQINEMPMTCPCEDFNKLFDGLNEEQENKKWDEFDGAGSRIGGYPYFVQSESEHYKEHNILLLQLDIEDECGIMFGDSGNCNFFISEEDLKNRDFSNVKYDWQCC from the coding sequence ATGAAGTATGAAGTACCAGAATTATTTAAGGAATATGAAGAGATTATAAAAACAACTATTCGTAAAAGTAACGAAATTACTTTTAAAGCAGAGAAAACAAAGCCATGGGAAAGTAAATTAGGGGGATGTCCTTATCTTGAAAATATTAATGATTATCCTTTAGATGAAGAAAATAATCCAATGATGTTTATTGCTCAAATTAACTTATCTGATTTAGTAGAATTAAAAAATATGCCAGAAAGTGGATTGCTTCAATTTTTTGTTCATAATGATGACTGTTATGGTTATGAGTATCCATGTAAAGTTAGATATATTGAAGAATATATAACAGATGAGAGTAAATTAATTAGTGAAAATCCATATGAGAAGGATTATGAGGACTTTTTACCATTTTATAAAGAAGGAAAAATGAACTTTCAAATAAATGAAATGCCAATGACTTGTCCTTGTGAAGATTTTAATAAATTATTTGATGGACTTAATGAAGAACAAGAAAATAAAAAGTGGGATGAGTTTGATGGTGCAGGCAGTAGAATAGGAGGTTATCCTTATTTTGTTCAATCAGAATCAGAGCATTATAAAGAACATAATATTTTGTTATTACAACTAGATATAGAAGATGAATGTGGAATTATGTTTGGTGATTCTGGAAATTGTAATTTTTTTATTAGTGAAGAGGATTTAAAAAATAGAGATTTTTCAAATGTAAAATATGATTGGCAATGCTGCTAA
- a CDS encoding DUF6132 family protein has product MIKHIIASIIGGVLGYLYYKKIGCASGSCPITSNPYTSIIYGVIIANLFIF; this is encoded by the coding sequence ATGATAAAACATATAATTGCTTCAATTATTGGTGGTGTATTAGGTTATTTATATTATAAAAAAATTGGATGTGCTAGTGGATCATGTCCAATAACTTCTAATCCATATACATCTATCATATATGGTGTTATAATAGCAAACTTATTTATATTTTAA
- a CDS encoding AAA family ATPase, giving the protein MVNNNIEENLLKIDTYFNNYVIGKKNHIPKLINYFKEQLNNNSKGILLIVENRLSLIHNELKILFTELHKADLISNSNISEIDLSEYNFKSGYNIFLSDFNKALKDDSEAIIFDNLEKSSDEVMTILSTISPNQCINLNDQYAIKNSLLVDPTKSEKDIINSIVCNDKYFIFIYNNNNKNKEFFSENILPNKDCLIITDTLNNKEKKNIIKRKLTEKIDSIKESYNVNVLLGFNASNIQDDNFGICKYLLDDFKIGEGLDLEEYISYKIIKPITSIITSGLIDNSNKGLLYIEKNEPYIKFDKNIYKLSDYSVPTLDEIKYKFQSIIGMNELKEFLNTIENNYKVQKIRNVLGLKSPGISLNMIFAGNAGTGKTNAARLTYQYLNALDILKKPIFLEVSKVDFIGADRLETIQKTNTIIESAIGGLLFIDEAYSLCKDKDDKIGKEIVDTLLKGIEDNRDNLVVILAGYEKDMEKFLSFNQGLKSRFSNVIHFNDYTPIEMYEIAVNIAKSKGYKIAENVKDELIELFSRNQLVGKNDLGNARFVRNVIENAIMDSANKYLSDHEREIDLLLKDNFNFKVTSTFDLEDKLKSIIGLNEVKDFLRNQYKLILAQEKRKSVGVTTKIEQNLNMVFIGNPGTGKTSIARLVADMLNSIGVLKVGQLIETDRSSFVSKIPGETPNKTEKKFKEAIGGILFIDEAYTLAKDSLGREAIETLLKLIEDYSKEVIVILAGYEKEMEDFFDVNIGLKSRFPLWTKFEDYNANELFAMSLKLIESNGFKLSKNAHTSLRKSLVDIYENSDSSSGNGRMIRNYVEQLIRNQSIRIVENDISIYEMNLITTVDIDKMKEIKYLGEFDLEHKLESLVENDYIKEFLRNQYKVLKIQEKRKRMGFQSDINKYTNMIITGECGTGKKTLLTILSEMYYVMGITKSKNFIEINSYELIEMFNQNFKIEDILNKYLDKVVYISRWDKVFKYNNYSEIVSQLIKFIDNNTNRSIIVLGGSKSKMKEIILTDEVLNYRFTLWVNFDSYNESELFNITLTSINKNGFIIKEDAIIELEKIIGAIQKVSNEVALKNGLMVKQYLDILIRTQSIRVFNEKCKDKEIYTINSTDIIKSKKDFLRKNMCTK; this is encoded by the coding sequence ATGGTAAATAATAATATAGAAGAAAACTTACTAAAAATAGATACATACTTTAATAATTATGTCATCGGGAAAAAAAATCATATACCTAAATTAATAAATTATTTTAAAGAGCAACTAAATAATAATAGCAAAGGTATACTTTTGATAGTAGAAAATAGATTAAGTTTAATACATAATGAATTAAAAATATTATTCACTGAATTACATAAAGCTGATTTAATATCTAATTCTAATATATCTGAAATAGATTTATCAGAATATAATTTTAAGTCAGGTTATAATATCTTCTTGTCTGATTTCAATAAAGCTTTAAAAGATGATAGTGAAGCAATTATATTTGATAATTTAGAAAAATCTAGCGATGAAGTAATGACAATACTTTCAACTATTAGTCCCAATCAATGTATCAACTTAAATGATCAGTATGCTATTAAAAATTCACTTTTAGTTGATCCTACAAAAAGTGAAAAAGATATAATTAACAGTATAGTTTGTAATGATAAGTATTTTATTTTTATATATAACAACAATAATAAAAATAAAGAATTTTTTTCTGAAAATATTTTACCTAATAAAGATTGTTTAATTATTACTGATACATTGAATAATAAAGAAAAGAAAAACATAATAAAAAGAAAACTTACTGAAAAGATAGATTCAATAAAAGAATCCTATAATGTGAATGTATTATTAGGTTTTAATGCTAGCAATATACAAGACGATAATTTTGGAATATGTAAATATTTATTAGATGATTTTAAAATTGGAGAAGGTTTAGATTTAGAAGAATATATTTCATATAAAATTATAAAACCTATTACAAGCATTATTACTAGTGGACTAATTGATAATAGTAATAAAGGTTTGCTTTATATCGAAAAAAACGAGCCTTATATTAAATTTGATAAAAATATTTACAAATTATCTGACTACTCAGTACCTACTTTAGATGAAATAAAGTATAAATTTCAATCTATAATAGGTATGAATGAACTAAAAGAATTTTTAAATACAATAGAAAATAATTATAAGGTTCAAAAAATAAGAAATGTTTTAGGACTTAAATCACCTGGTATTTCGTTAAATATGATTTTTGCAGGTAATGCAGGAACTGGAAAAACTAATGCTGCTAGACTGACTTATCAATATTTAAATGCATTAGACATATTAAAAAAGCCCATATTTTTAGAAGTAAGTAAAGTTGACTTTATTGGGGCAGATAGACTTGAAACTATACAAAAAACAAATACTATCATAGAGTCAGCAATTGGTGGACTTCTATTTATTGATGAAGCATATTCTCTTTGCAAAGATAAAGATGATAAGATAGGAAAAGAAATTGTAGATACTTTGTTAAAGGGGATTGAAGATAATCGAGATAATCTTGTTGTAATATTAGCTGGATATGAAAAGGATATGGAAAAATTCTTAAGTTTCAATCAAGGTTTAAAATCAAGATTTTCTAATGTTATTCACTTTAATGATTATACTCCTATAGAAATGTATGAAATTGCTGTTAATATTGCAAAATCAAAAGGATATAAAATAGCTGAAAATGTTAAAGATGAATTAATAGAATTATTTAGTAGAAACCAATTGGTAGGAAAAAATGATTTAGGTAATGCTCGTTTTGTTAGAAATGTTATTGAAAATGCAATTATGGACTCTGCAAATAAATATTTAAGTGATCACGAACGAGAAATTGATTTATTATTAAAAGATAATTTTAATTTTAAGGTAACTTCCACTTTTGACTTAGAAGATAAATTAAAATCCATAATAGGATTAAATGAAGTAAAGGATTTTTTAAGAAATCAATATAAATTAATATTGGCTCAGGAAAAAAGAAAGTCTGTTGGTGTAACAACAAAAATCGAGCAAAATTTAAACATGGTTTTCATAGGAAATCCTGGAACAGGAAAAACAAGTATTGCACGTTTAGTAGCTGATATGTTAAATAGTATTGGTGTATTAAAAGTAGGTCAATTAATTGAAACTGATAGATCAAGTTTTGTATCAAAAATCCCTGGTGAAACACCTAATAAAACTGAGAAAAAATTTAAAGAAGCTATTGGCGGAATATTATTTATTGATGAAGCTTATACACTTGCAAAAGATTCTCTAGGACGAGAAGCCATTGAGACATTGCTAAAGCTTATAGAAGATTATTCTAAAGAAGTAATAGTTATTCTTGCTGGTTATGAAAAAGAAATGGAAGACTTTTTCGATGTTAATATTGGACTAAAATCTAGATTCCCTTTGTGGACTAAATTTGAAGATTATAATGCAAATGAGCTATTTGCAATGTCTTTAAAATTAATTGAATCAAATGGATTTAAGCTTTCTAAAAATGCACATACTTCTTTAAGAAAGAGCTTGGTAGATATATATGAAAATTCCGATTCATCTTCTGGTAATGGAAGAATGATTAGAAATTATGTAGAACAATTAATAAGAAATCAAAGCATTAGAATTGTTGAAAATGATATTAGTATCTATGAAATGAATTTAATTACTACTGTTGATATTGATAAAATGAAGGAAATAAAGTACTTAGGTGAATTTGATTTGGAACATAAACTTGAAAGCCTTGTAGAAAATGACTATATAAAAGAATTTTTGAGAAATCAATATAAAGTACTAAAAATTCAAGAAAAAAGAAAGCGTATGGGGTTTCAAAGTGATATAAATAAATATACAAATATGATTATTACAGGTGAATGTGGTACTGGCAAAAAGACTTTATTAACTATATTATCTGAAATGTATTATGTAATGGGAATTACTAAATCTAAAAATTTTATAGAAATTAATAGTTATGAATTGATAGAAATGTTTAATCAGAATTTTAAAATTGAAGATATTTTAAATAAGTATTTAGATAAGGTTGTATATATAAGTCGTTGGGATAAAGTCTTTAAATATAATAATTATAGCGAAATAGTCTCTCAATTAATTAAATTCATAGACAATAATACTAATCGTTCTATCATAGTTTTAGGTGGAAGCAAAAGTAAAATGAAAGAGATAATTTTAACTGATGAAGTGCTAAATTATCGATTCACATTATGGGTTAATTTTGATAGTTATAATGAAAGTGAATTATTTAATATTACCTTAACTTCAATAAATAAAAATGGATTTATAATCAAGGAAGATGCCATTATAGAATTAGAAAAGATAATAGGTGCGATACAAAAAGTAAGTAATGAAGTTGCTTTAAAAAATGGATTGATGGTTAAGCAATATTTAGATATATTAATAAGAACTCAAAGTATTAGAGTTTTTAATGAAAAGTGTAAAGATAAAGAAATATATACTATAAACTCAACAGATATTATTAAGAGTAAAAAAGATTTTTTAAGAAAGAACATGTGCACTAAATAG
- a CDS encoding peptide deformylase, whose translation MIKPIVKDVLFLGEKSEEATKKDKAVIDDLIDTLKANIEHCVGLAGNMIGVKKRILVFVAGKVIIPMVNPVILKKEKSYEIEESCLSLTGFRKTKRYEIIEVQYLDKNFKKKKQVFTGFVAQIIQHEMDHFEGIII comes from the coding sequence ATGATAAAACCAATTGTAAAAGATGTATTATTTTTAGGTGAGAAATCAGAAGAGGCAACAAAAAAAGATAAGGCAGTTATTGATGATTTAATAGATACTTTAAAAGCAAACATAGAACATTGTGTTGGTTTGGCTGGAAATATGATTGGAGTTAAAAAGCGTATATTGGTATTTGTAGCAGGAAAAGTTATTATACCTATGGTGAATCCAGTTATATTAAAAAAAGAAAAGAGTTATGAAATAGAAGAGAGCTGTTTATCTTTAACGGGATTTAGAAAAACAAAAAGATATGAAATAATAGAAGTTCAGTATCTTGATAAAAATTTCAAGAAAAAGAAGCAGGTCTTTACTGGATTTGTAGCACAAATTATTCAGCATGAAATGGATCATTTTGAAGGAATCATAATATAA
- a CDS encoding MFS transporter, which yields MENKIKLLNKNFILMVIGQIISLFGNAILRFALPLYLLEKTGSATVFGLVSACAFIPMILMTPFGGIIADRVNKKYVMVVLDLITALIIIAFTIFIGNTNLVFLIIITLMILYGIQGAYQPSVQASLPFLVDRQDLLKGNAIINQVNALANLIGPIIGGFLYGVYGLTPILIASIVCFILAIVMEMIMKIPYTKNETKDSIVSIVKDDIKSSINFIVKEKPVIFKTIIIISLFNLVLTSMIIIGIPVIITITLNMSSKAYGITQGSIALGGLFGGALIGVVVKKLKMSNSYLILLFDILALIPIGLTLMFKVPATISYIIITVCCFFIMTVSTIFSIQMITFIQGETPGYLIGKVISICLAIGMCAQPIGQLIYGYIFEILKDNTSLIIFGAFIFGGIIIFISKKVFSKLKAFEKSEVEQFKIIVEE from the coding sequence ATGGAAAATAAAATAAAACTTTTAAACAAAAATTTTATCTTAATGGTAATAGGACAAATAATATCTCTTTTTGGGAATGCAATTTTAAGGTTTGCTTTACCACTATATCTTCTAGAGAAAACAGGGTCAGCTACAGTGTTTGGATTAGTATCAGCATGTGCATTTATTCCTATGATTTTAATGACTCCATTTGGTGGAATTATAGCAGATAGGGTAAATAAAAAATATGTAATGGTTGTGTTAGATTTAATTACAGCATTAATAATTATTGCTTTTACAATTTTTATTGGAAATACAAATTTGGTATTTTTGATAATTATAACTTTAATGATTTTATATGGGATACAGGGAGCATATCAACCATCAGTACAAGCTAGTTTACCTTTTTTAGTAGATAGACAAGATTTATTAAAGGGAAATGCAATTATTAATCAAGTTAATGCTTTAGCTAATTTAATTGGACCAATAATAGGTGGTTTTCTATATGGAGTATATGGATTAACACCAATATTAATAGCAAGTATCGTTTGTTTTATTTTAGCTATAGTTATGGAAATGATTATGAAAATACCTTATACAAAAAATGAAACCAAAGATAGTATAGTTTCAATAGTAAAGGATGATATAAAATCCAGTATAAACTTTATTGTTAAAGAAAAGCCAGTGATATTTAAAACTATTATTATAATTTCACTTTTTAATTTAGTTTTAACTTCAATGATAATAATAGGAATACCAGTAATTATTACAATTACTTTGAATATGTCTAGCAAAGCTTATGGAATAACACAAGGAAGTATAGCATTAGGAGGATTATTTGGAGGCGCTTTAATAGGAGTAGTAGTTAAAAAGTTGAAAATGTCTAATAGTTATTTGATACTACTTTTTGATATATTAGCATTAATTCCTATTGGATTAACTCTTATGTTTAAAGTACCAGCTACAATATCATACATTATCATAACTGTTTGTTGCTTTTTTATTATGACTGTATCTACTATATTTAGTATTCAAATGATAACTTTTATACAAGGGGAAACACCAGGATATTTAATAGGAAAAGTAATTTCAATTTGTTTAGCTATAGGAATGTGTGCACAACCAATAGGACAATTAATATATGGATATATTTTTGAAATTTTAAAAGATAATACTTCATTAATAATTTTTGGTGCATTCATATTTGGTGGAATAATTATATTTATATCAAAAAAAGTTTTTAGTAAATTAAAAGCTTTTGAAAAATCAGAAGTAGAACAATTTAAAATTATTGTTGAGGAATAA
- a CDS encoding TetR/AcrR family transcriptional regulator, with protein sequence MARNKNPEITINRILDTSMDLFLKKGYDNTTIQDIVNELGDLSKGAIYHHFKSKEEIMEAVIPRIYRGSDEDVLESEKITCKNGLDKLKKTLLKSLKNPAQERIIKAAPNLMKNPRILTQQLFDVVGKIVPTIVEPIIREGMNDGSINTNNPKELAESFIILMNVWMNPSVFFVSKEEFRQKFEFLKELLVGLGMPILDEEFIEVMEQYRSIIEDSKK encoded by the coding sequence ATGGCAAGAAATAAAAATCCAGAGATTACAATAAATCGTATATTAGATACTTCGATGGACTTATTTTTAAAAAAAGGCTATGATAATACAACTATTCAAGATATCGTAAATGAGTTAGGAGATTTAAGCAAGGGAGCAATTTATCATCATTTCAAATCAAAAGAAGAAATAATGGAGGCTGTAATACCTAGAATTTATAGAGGTTCTGACGAAGATGTTTTGGAATCGGAAAAAATTACTTGTAAAAATGGGTTAGATAAGCTAAAAAAAACATTACTTAAATCGTTAAAAAATCCAGCTCAAGAAAGAATTATTAAAGCTGCACCTAATTTAATGAAAAATCCAAGAATTTTAACACAACAGCTTTTTGATGTTGTAGGAAAAATAGTACCAACTATAGTAGAGCCTATTATTAGAGAAGGTATGAATGATGGATCTATAAATACTAATAATCCAAAAGAACTTGCAGAAAGTTTCATTATATTGATGAATGTATGGATGAATCCATCTGTATTTTTTGTGAGTAAAGAAGAATTTAGACAAAAATTTGAATTTTTAAAAGAGCTATTAGTAGGTTTAGGAATGCCAATATTAGATGAAGAATTCATTGAAGTAATGGAGCAGTATCGTAGTATAATTGAAGATAGTAAAAAGTAA
- a CDS encoding DUF4097 family beta strand repeat-containing protein yields MKKLLILAIVGMVLISFAGCNTNSTTQTTMSNQESEVLNENKLVDEKINLDNATDIDVEICAGKVSIKSYDGEEIKVTGELSEKSKSLDINKNGDEIKIIENRDKSKVFNMDVEENISKLDILVPSKFEGNLIFEQGAGTADIEEIKVKNLQISCGSVKSKCNNIKFDKLNLDLGAGIFALNLNEKCGDIEVNGGVGKLNIKMSEVGGNLKYEGGVGDIDITIPKNSPVKFLTEKGVAHCSINAKTSGEETYIFDLAVGVGSINVRN; encoded by the coding sequence ATGAAAAAACTATTAATTTTAGCTATTGTAGGAATGGTATTAATCTCATTTGCAGGATGCAATACTAATTCTACAACCCAAACTACTATGTCTAATCAGGAAAGTGAAGTGTTAAATGAAAATAAACTTGTGGATGAAAAAATAAATCTTGATAACGCAACTGATATTGATGTAGAGATTTGTGCGGGTAAAGTATCTATTAAGAGCTATGATGGAGAAGAAATTAAGGTGACAGGTGAACTTTCTGAAAAAAGTAAGAGCTTGGATATAAATAAGAATGGAGATGAAATTAAAATAATTGAAAACAGAGATAAATCAAAAGTATTCAATATGGATGTGGAAGAGAATATATCTAAATTGGATATTTTAGTTCCTTCAAAATTTGAAGGTAATCTTATATTTGAACAGGGAGCAGGAACAGCAGACATAGAAGAAATAAAAGTTAAAAATCTTCAAATTAGTTGTGGTTCAGTAAAATCAAAATGTAATAATATTAAATTTGATAAATTAAATTTAGATTTAGGAGCAGGAATTTTTGCTTTAAATTTAAATGAAAAGTGTGGAGATATTGAAGTTAATGGAGGTGTTGGAAAACTAAATATTAAAATGTCAGAAGTTGGTGGAAATCTTAAATATGAAGGGGGAGTAGGTGATATTGATATTACAATACCTAAAAATTCTCCAGTTAAGTTTTTAACAGAAAAAGGAGTTGCACATTGCAGTATTAATGCTAAAACATCAGGTGAGGAAACTTATATTTTTGATTTGGCTGTTGGAGTTGGGTCAATAAATGTACGAAATTAG
- a CDS encoding phage holin family protein: protein MEYKEHEEKSLNGSGFLGWIGRLIAVAIILGITSFFTPGFTINGLWSFLIAAVVITVLDYIVEKFMGIDASPIGKGAKGFFIAAVIIYLAQFFVPNMNVSIIGALLAAIVIGILDAILPGRIM from the coding sequence ATGGAATACAAAGAACATGAAGAAAAATCTTTAAATGGTAGTGGCTTTTTGGGGTGGATAGGAAGGTTAATAGCAGTTGCAATTATTCTGGGGATAACATCATTTTTTACACCAGGTTTTACTATTAATGGATTATGGTCATTTTTGATAGCTGCAGTTGTAATAACTGTATTAGATTATATAGTAGAAAAATTTATGGGAATTGATGCATCACCTATTGGTAAAGGTGCAAAAGGTTTTTTTATTGCAGCTGTAATAATATATTTGGCACAATTTTTTGTTCCTAATATGAATGTATCTATAATAGGAGCATTGTTAGCAGCTATAGTCATTGGAATTCTAGATGCAATATTGCCTGGAAGAATAATGTAA
- a CDS encoding alpha/beta-type small acid-soluble spore protein encodes MTSNNRTLVPEAKAGLNKLKTEVASGFGLQDYENGYKGDLSSKQNGSVGGEMVKRMVESYEKGI; translated from the coding sequence ATGACTTCAAATAACAGAACTTTAGTACCAGAAGCAAAAGCAGGTTTAAACAAATTAAAAACTGAGGTTGCATCAGGATTTGGATTACAAGATTATGAAAATGGATATAAAGGTGACCTTTCTTCAAAACAAAACGGTAGTGTTGGTGGAGAAATGGTTAAAAGAATGGTAGAAAGCTACGAAAAAGGAATCTAG
- a CDS encoding YgaP family membrane protein — MKCNIGRTEQIIRIVVGISIVLIGLYFRNWWGIIGLVPIITGSIRYCPISDILGISTCDIKEKQ, encoded by the coding sequence GTGAAATGTAATATTGGCAGAACCGAACAAATTATTAGAATTGTAGTCGGCATATCAATTGTTCTTATAGGTTTATATTTCAGAAACTGGTGGGGTATTATTGGCCTCGTACCAATAATAACAGGTTCGATTCGTTATTGCCCTATTAGCGACATCTTAGGGATTTCAACTTGCGATATTAAAGAAAAGCAATAG
- a CDS encoding AAA family ATPase translates to MMDKNIVLNEVTEYYLNSKDFNGLPIYIMKNYDYNILCNLIDENSIEVLSDKEVINPHIKAMELDIPKEKQKANIRNKENHTVLYPTKEALKNTNIEYTSPYTKIMKKGEKQFKIVYFDIEILERYINNPKFIVMDNGYRGKIYPKDEYCQDDTINNEYIKDYGMAYIDGEKINRAIGVFICDLSSLSSRKQMLWKGFELLNQDQCKINSGFVENLIEGKWVTKVWIFHALIEEMKVINNQCEAMQIPKLFNKTFGTHYTEMPEGYRNIFLPSLKNYYDFVLVLEKMVVHNISYKTFQKKAPYISSVERKDKDGKDKGSLVMFDEWLDKNIATNENTSEIIIKPLRNIRKIRQKPAHELTSNEYDISLYQKQIDLVNEAYTAVRDIRLFFSNHPLAKDIEIPEYLITGEDIVSY, encoded by the coding sequence ATGATGGATAAAAATATAGTATTAAATGAAGTAACTGAATACTATCTAAATTCAAAAGATTTTAATGGGTTACCAATTTATATAATGAAGAACTATGATTATAATATTTTATGTAATTTAATAGATGAAAATAGTATTGAGGTATTATCTGATAAAGAAGTTATTAATCCTCATATAAAGGCAATGGAATTAGATATTCCAAAAGAAAAGCAAAAGGCTAATATAAGGAATAAAGAAAATCATACTGTGTTGTATCCAACTAAAGAGGCATTAAAAAATACTAATATAGAATATACATCACCATATACTAAAATAATGAAAAAAGGTGAAAAGCAATTTAAAATAGTATATTTTGATATAGAAATACTTGAAAGATATATAAACAATCCTAAGTTTATTGTTATGGATAACGGATATAGGGGGAAAATATATCCTAAGGACGAGTATTGTCAAGATGATACAATTAATAATGAATATATCAAAGATTATGGAATGGCATATATTGATGGCGAAAAAATAAATCGTGCAATAGGTGTATTTATATGTGATTTGTCAAGTTTATCATCGCGTAAGCAAATGTTGTGGAAAGGATTTGAACTTTTAAATCAAGATCAATGTAAGATAAATTCAGGATTTGTTGAAAATTTAATAGAGGGAAAATGGGTTACAAAAGTTTGGATTTTTCATGCCTTAATAGAGGAAATGAAAGTAATTAATAATCAATGTGAAGCAATGCAAATCCCTAAACTCTTTAATAAGACATTCGGAACTCATTATACAGAAATGCCAGAGGGATATAGAAATATTTTCTTGCCATCATTAAAAAATTATTATGATTTCGTTTTAGTCTTAGAAAAAATGGTAGTTCATAATATATCCTATAAAACATTTCAAAAAAAAGCACCATATATATCTAGTGTTGAACGTAAGGATAAAGATGGAAAAGATAAGGGGAGTTTAGTTATGTTTGATGAATGGCTTGATAAAAATATAGCTACAAATGAAAATACATCAGAAATAATCATTAAACCACTAAGAAATATACGAAAAATAAGACAAAAACCAGCACATGAATTAACATCCAATGAATATGATATTTCGTTGTATCAAAAACAAATTGATTTAGTCAATGAGGCATATACAGCTGTAAGAGATATTAGATTATTTTTTAGTAATCATCCTTTGGCTAAGGATATTGAAATTCCAGAATATTTAATTACAGGTGAAGATATAGTTTCTTATTAA
- a CDS encoding transposase, translating to MGFLKVVVNSPKEDQIIEVKHNQVTLKIRVINLKLDSGITEILITNIFDEGFSVADFKELYFKRWAIEVKYNELKNKLQIENFTGKTQMAVEQDFYATIYLANMVSLAKKYTYITDNLFKKSPLKHRLFLKIYHLVIF from the coding sequence ATTGGATTTTTAAAGGTTGTTGTTAACTCCCCGAAGGAAGATCAAATTATAGAAGTTAAACATAATCAAGTTACTTTAAAAATAAGAGTTATAAATTTAAAATTAGATTCTGGAATTACAGAAATATTAATAACAAATATATTTGATGAAGGCTTTTCAGTTGCGGATTTTAAAGAGCTTTATTTTAAAAGATGGGCAATTGAAGTTAAATATAATGAACTTAAAAATAAACTACAAATTGAAAATTTTACTGGTAAAACTCAAATGGCTGTAGAGCAAGACTTTTATGCAACAATATACTTAGCAAATATGGTCTCCCTAGCCAAAAAGTATACATATATCACTGATAATTTATTTAAGAAAAGTCCATTAAAACACAGACTTTTTTTGAAAATATATCATCTTGTAATTTTTTGA